A DNA window from Streptomyces asoensis contains the following coding sequences:
- a CDS encoding YncE family protein — protein sequence MPAFRTRHLCSVAAALVLTVTAPATAATAAGAATDASGAAALREVLFVGNNWEGTADVIKSSGDFAKVGRINVIPDKAARMAEINADPIKWIYFMAIRNGVGEGHDQFVDDMYTTPDGASVVVSRPSFADVVSIDLATGNINWRFPVSGYRSDHMAVSPDGKRVAVSASISNTVHVLDILTGKQLGSFKTGDKPHENIFTKDGKYIYNMSIGDVNTSQDAPWQDFTKGDRRITVVDATTYKQVKIIDMRQRLDAIGLTDYSDAVRPAVFSPDESKLYFQVSFFNGFFEYDLASDRITRTKTLPKNPATSDDRTTFVNDSRHHGISMAPDGSKLCVAGTMDDYATVVDRATLQEGPLVSASKPYWATVSGDGKDCVISESGADQVTAIDFATGQKVVSVPVGDHPQRVRLGHVAANWTGAGS from the coding sequence ATGCCTGCCTTCAGAACCAGGCACCTTTGCTCCGTAGCCGCCGCCCTCGTGCTGACCGTCACCGCCCCCGCGACCGCCGCCACCGCGGCCGGTGCCGCCACCGACGCCTCCGGTGCCGCGGCACTGCGCGAGGTGCTCTTCGTCGGCAACAACTGGGAGGGCACCGCGGACGTCATCAAGTCCAGCGGTGACTTCGCCAAGGTGGGCCGGATCAACGTGATCCCCGACAAGGCCGCCCGGATGGCGGAGATCAACGCCGACCCCATCAAGTGGATCTACTTCATGGCCATCCGCAACGGGGTGGGCGAGGGCCACGACCAGTTCGTCGACGACATGTACACCACGCCGGACGGCGCCTCGGTGGTCGTCTCCCGGCCGAGCTTCGCCGACGTCGTCTCCATCGACCTGGCCACCGGGAACATCAACTGGCGTTTCCCCGTGTCCGGTTACCGATCCGACCACATGGCCGTCTCACCCGACGGCAAGCGGGTCGCGGTCTCCGCCTCGATCTCGAACACCGTGCACGTCCTGGACATCCTCACCGGCAAGCAGCTGGGCTCGTTCAAGACCGGCGACAAGCCGCACGAGAACATCTTCACCAAGGACGGCAAGTACATCTACAACATGTCGATCGGTGACGTGAACACCTCGCAGGACGCCCCCTGGCAGGACTTCACCAAGGGCGACCGGCGCATCACCGTCGTCGACGCGACCACGTACAAGCAGGTCAAGATCATCGACATGCGGCAGCGGCTGGACGCGATCGGCCTCACGGACTACTCGGACGCCGTGCGCCCGGCGGTCTTCTCGCCCGACGAGTCCAAGCTGTACTTCCAGGTGTCGTTCTTCAACGGCTTCTTCGAGTACGACCTCGCCTCGGACCGCATCACGCGGACGAAGACCCTGCCGAAGAACCCGGCGACCAGCGACGACCGGACCACGTTCGTCAACGACTCGCGCCACCACGGGATCTCGATGGCCCCCGACGGCAGCAAGCTGTGTGTCGCGGGCACGATGGACGACTACGCGACGGTCGTCGACCGCGCCACCCTCCAGGAGGGTCCGCTGGTCAGCGCCTCCAAGCCCTACTGGGCCACGGTCAGCGGCGACGGCAAGGACTGCGTCATCTCCGAGAGCGGCGCCGACCAGGTCACGGCGATCGACTTCGCGACGGGGCAGAAGGTGGTGTCGGTTCCCGTGGGCGACCACCCGCAGCGCGTGCGGCTCGGCCATGTGGCGGCGAACTGGACGGGAGCCGGTAGCTGA